In Plasmodium reichenowi strain SY57 chromosome 1, whole genome shotgun sequence, the following are encoded in one genomic region:
- a CDS encoding erythrocyte binding antigen-181 produces the protein MKGKMNMCLFFFYSLLYLILCAYVLGIGEEELKERPQGLNDKNNDNYNNNSKDLMSFANEVVRFMENEKDVEEDKNVNIISGPVENTLNRYTGSSFLNIKKYGRKGEYLNRSSFFQRSYVNGCQEKRKSHTWVCGNEGNDNICIPDRRVQLCITSLQDIKNSGSEKNDRELLKNKVFDSAMYEADLLWNKYGFRGFDDFCDDVKNSYLDYKDVIFGTDLDKNNISKIVEEALKRFFKKDSSILNPHAWWQRYGTRLWKYMIKPYEHLGCKKPDEGEPQINRWLKEWGKYNCKLLKEKEKSLIKECAVNKRKTDCSRKCNNECYTYRNFINRQKYEINKLGKNYVKVIRYNIFNRKIIPPNNALDFIKLNCSECNDVNFKTLFEFEYGKYEEKCMCQSYIDLKIQFKNHGICLFNAQTDTVSSDKRFCVEKKESKPWQCDKNSFEKVHAEGVCVSPRRQAFCLGNLSYLLSDDIYKVHNSQLLIEILMASKQEGKFLWKKHGITFYNNYACKYINDSYADYKDIVIGTDLWNDKNSIKAQNNLNAIFERNFGYKVGRNKLFKTIKDLRTVWWILNRDNIWESMKCGISDVDPRGYSCVRMNELENMPQFFRWFSQWAHFFCKEKEYWELKLNDKCKDTKGNSLCKEKTCQNVCTDMNYWTYTRKLAYEIQSLKYNKERNLYSFSKDKNVSIFLKENTKNCYNIDFTKIFDQLDKLFKERCPCMDTKRLEVKNKEMLSIEANSEEEEELQGNNNSVSVISGNEGTNSDTKVIVKDKNEKQQEKEAKQTTGSLTVQTNEDSDSKKGKSTATDTKNSFEKLEVQKDATNGETIKEEHPELPQSPENSQTQEQEKSESDQPRTGQETGEQNEISSGQEQNEPSSSTEVVSQETTSENASPQDTEKLSTEPKDNSVVVNKETSSNDLAHEMVDEEQD, from the coding sequence atgaaagggaaaatgaatatgtgtttgttttttttctattcTTTGTTATATCTTATATTATGTGCCTATGTATTAGGTATAGGTGAAGAGGAATTGAAGGAAAGACCCCAAGGTTTAAATGATAAgaataatgataattataataataatagtaagGATCTAATGTCTTTTGCAAATGAAGTGGTAAGGTTTATGGAAAATGAAAAGGATGTTGAAGAAGATAAAAATgtgaatataatatctGGACCTGTTGAAAATACATTGAATAGATATACAGGTAGTTCTTTtcttaatataaaaaagtatGGTAGGAAAGGTGAATATTTGAATAGAAGTAGTTTTTTTCAAAGATCGTATGTAAATGGCTGtcaagaaaaaagaaaatcaCATACATGGGTATGTGGAAATGAAggtaatgataatatatgtattcCTGATAGACGTGTACAATTATGTATAACATCTCTTcaagatataaaaaattcagGATCTGAAAAGAATGATAGAGAactattaaaaaataaagtatTTGATTCAGCTATGTATGAAGCTGATTTGTTATGGAATAAATATGGTTTTCGTGGATTTGATGATTTTTGTGATGATGTAAAAAATAGTTATTTAGATTATAAAGATGTTATATTTGGAACTGATttagataaaaataatatatcaaagATAGTAGAGGAAGCATTAAAAcgtttttttaaaaaagatagTAGTATACTTAATCCTCATGCTTGGTGGCAAAGGTATGGAACGAGGTTATGgaaatatatgattaaaCCATATGAACATTTAGGATGTAAAAAACCTGATGAAGGTGAACCTCAGATAAACAGATGGCTTAAAGAATGGGGGAAATACAATTGTAAATTACTCAAGGAGAAAGAAAAATCGTTAATAAAAGAATGTGCtgttaataaaagaaaaactGATTGTTCAAGAAAATGTAATAATGAGTGTTATACTTATAGgaattttattaatagaCAAAAATATgagataaataaattaggaaaaaattatgttaAAGTTATAcgatataatatatttaatagaaaaataattcCACCTAATAATGCTTTagattttataaaattaaattgTTCTGAGTGTAACGATGTTAATTTTAAAACCCTTTTTGAATTTGAATATGGtaaatatgaagaaaaatgTATGTGTCAATCATATATTGATTTAAAAATCCAATTTAAAAATCATGgtatttgtttatttaatgCTCAAACAGATACTGTTTCTAGTGATAAAAGATTTTGTGTTGAAAAGAAAGAATCTAAACCATGGCAATGTGATAAAAATTCTTTTGAAAAAGTTCATGCTGAAGGTGTATGTGTGTCACCTCGAAGACAAGCTTTTTGCTTAGGAAATTTGAGCTATCTCCTAAGTGATGATATTTATAAGGTACATAATTCACAACTACTTATCGAAATTTTAATGGCTTCTAAACAAGAAGGAAAGTTTTTATGGAAAAAACATGGaataacattttataaCAACTATGCAtgcaaatatataaatgatagTTATGCTGATTATAAAGATATAGTTATTGGAACTGATTTATGGAATGATAAGAACTCTATAAAAGCtcaaaataatttaaatgcAATTTTTGAAAGAAATTTTGGTTATAAGGTTGGAAGAAATAAACTTTTTAAAACAATTAAAGACTTAAGAACAGTATGGTGGATATTAAATAGAGATAATATATGGGAATCGATGAAATGTGGAATTAGTGATGTAGATCCACGTGGATATTCATGTGTAAGAATGAATGAACTAGAAAACATGCCACAATTCTTTAGATGGTTTTCACAATGGGCACATTTCTTTTGTAAGGAAAAAGAATATTGGgaattaaaattaaatgataaatgTAAAGATACTAAAGGAAATTCTTTATGTAAGGAAAAAACATGTCAAAATGTATGTACGGATATGAATTATTGGACATATACTAGAAAATTAGCTTATGAAATACAATCcttaaaatataacaaagAGAGAAACTTATATAGTTTTTCTAAAGACAAAAATgtatctatatttttaaaggaaaatacaaaaaattgttataatatcgattttacaaaaatattcGATCAGCTTGACAAACTGTTTAAGGAAAGATGCCCATGTATGGATACAAAAAGGTTAgaagtaaaaaataaagaaatgCTATCTATAGAAGCAAATAGTGAAGAAGAGGAAGAATTACAAGGAAATAACAATTCTGTGAGTGTCATCAGTGGTAATGAAGGTACCAATAGTGATACTAAAGTAATCGTAAAAGATAAGAATGAAAAACAACAAGAAAAAGAAGCAAAACAAACTACTGGATCTTTAACAGTACAAACTAATGAAGATTCAGATAgtaaaaaaggaaaaagtACAGCTACTGATACCAAAAATTCATTTGAAAAATTAGAAGTGCAAAAAGATGCAACAAATGGGGAAACAATAAAAGAAGAACATCCAGAGTTACCTCAATCACCTGAAAATTCACAAACACAAGAACAAGAAAAAAGTGAATCAGATCAACCACGAACAGGACAAGAAACGGGtgaacaaaatgaaatttCTTCAGGACAAGAACAAAACGAACCAAGCTCTTCAACTGAAGTAGTTTCACAAGAAACAACTAGTGAAAATGCTTCACCACAAGACACAGAAAAATTAAGTACTGAACCAAAGGATAATTCTGTTGTTGTAAATAAAGAAACAAGTAGTAACGATTTAGCTCATGAAATGGTTGATGAAGAACAAGAC
- a CDS encoding serine/threonine protein kinase, FIKK family (part of same gene as PRSY57_0100500A~gap found within coding sequence), with protein sequence SELIVNESRYLAEGRKDLEKKADKPTNINVDNFGVRGSKNKCAINIEEKRGNNCEGISKLFVGCTKGLKKFWNKIRCDSLCNEKIDSNSDNNYNNDNNIENNTCSVNNDLLENEFEIKDVNVKEVDDDIISRDINKNCVNEINNMNKEKDSKIIYTWDLGRESLGKLLDSSKNFSINGVKYDDWEATPIPTCGASRDMEKCQKMYKVVIKSKEKDDKVGNKIRMGNCNDCDKIKGKDNEEECDEIKLFMKKVPIDVWVKQYDLMKEYDGEYLSVGENFVMESVVLAFLNEYHPDIAPKFYKFLYEPDVNSGLNNKCDEKNTYVVHLDRNLDAFNETLREQVNNNKKGYVVMVSEFFGEDVFDYTISEKERIETEEWFEDVKKILFKSLKLLIRLHDVGITHLDLTPENVLITKNFDIRFCDFGKSAPLYTTKLRHTKEMNKMILFESCQPNIGKNPNTPPECWDLFLKYESLNVEDPLEYLKTIKDPEERKIYYFDVRSADKYMLGIFFIFLWNDGYLWDSAEMEDDDYSKFIKSNMDFDSFELTKNWPQGLKVILKQLLDENNRKNLNFNDLVIHPWWSYKN encoded by the exons TTCAGAATTAATCGTGAATGAGTCAAGATATTTAGCTGAAGGGCGAAAAGATTTAGAGAAAAAAGCTGATAAACCTACTAATATTAATGTTGATAATTTCGGAGTTAGGGGAAGTAAAAATAAGTGTGCTATAAATATTGAAGAAAAACGTGGAAATAATTGTGAAGGAATAAGTAAATTGTTTGTAGGGTGTACAAAAGGTTTAAAAAAGTTTTGGAATAAAATTAGGTGTGATTCTTTATGTAATGAAAAAATCGATTCAAAtagtgataataattataataatgataataatattgaaaataatacTTGTAGTGttaataatgatttattaGAAAATGAATTCGAAATAAAGGATGTAAATGTTAAAGAAGTTGatgatgatattatatctagggatattaataaaaattgtgtaaatgaaataaataatatgaacaaagaaaaggattcaaaaattatttataccTGGGATTTAGGTAGAGAATCCTTAGGGAAATTATTAGATTCTTCAAAGAATTTTAGTATAAATGGAGTTAAATATGATGACTGGGAAGCGACACCAATACCTACATGTGGAGCTTCTAGGGATATGGAAAAATGCCAAAAGATGTATAAGGTGGTTATAAAATCGAAGGAGAAGGACGATAAAGTGggtaataaaataagaatgGGAAATTGTAATGATTGTGATAAAATTAAAGGAAAAGATAATGAAGAGGAGTGtgatgaaataaaattatttatgaaaaaagtACCTATTGATGTATGGGTAAAGCAGTATGATTTGATGAAAGAATATGATGGAGAATATTTGTCAGTAGGGGAGAATTTTGTAATGGAGAGTGTAGTGTTAGcatttttaaatgaatatCATCCGGATATAGCACCgaaattttataaatttttatatgagCCGGATGTGAACAGTGGcttaaataataaatgtgaTGAAAAGAACACATATGTAGTACATCTTGATAGAAATTTAGATGCATTTAACGAAACACTAAGAGAACaagtaaataataataaaaaaggtTATGTTGTAATGGTATCTGAATTTTTTGGTGAAGATGTTTTTGATTATACCATTAGCGAAAAGGAACGAATAGAAACAGAGGAATGGTTTGAAGATgtaaaaaagatattatttaaatcactgaaattattaataagaTTACATGATGTTGGTATCACTCATCTTGATTTAACACCTGAAAATGTTTtaattacaaaaaatttCGATATAAGATTTTGTGATTTTGGTAAAAGCGCACCACTATATACCACCAAATTAAGACACACAAAagaaatgaataaaatgATTTTATTTGAATCATGCCAACCAAATATTGGAAAAAATCCGAACACACCCCCAGAATGCTGggatttatttttaaaatacGAATCATTAAACGTTGAAGATCCTTtagaatatttaaaaacaaTTAAAGATCCagaagaaagaaaaatttattattttgatgTAAGAAGTGCtgataaatatatgcttggtatattttttatcttcCTGTGGAATGATGGATATTTATGGGATTCAGCAGAAATGGAAGATGATGACTACTCTAAgtttataaaaagtaatatGGATTTTGATTCCTTTgaattaacaaaaaattgGCCTCAGGGGTTAAAGGTTATCCTGAAG cAATTGTTAGATGAGAACAATAGGAagaatttaaattttaatgaTCTGGTTATACACCCTTGGTGGTCTTATaagaattaa
- a CDS encoding serine/threonine protein kinase, FIKK family (part of same gene as PRSY57_0100500B~gap found within coding sequence): protein MLNMIEKKKNLFLRSILIKFIIISFLGILYLFFY from the coding sequence ATGCTAAATATgatagaaaaaaaaaaaaacctATTTTTAAGAtctatattaattaaatttattattatatcttttttgGGAATATTATATCTGTTTTTTTAC
- a CDS encoding merozoite-associated tryptophan-rich antigen, putative: protein MIFHKSFKIFSLSCTVLWGIATSSTIQPDKQQEKDELSNNFISTEQLLDISEKWKASEWNNMFNHIENEWEGFYLVLQNDERKILQDKHSNWNEWIQHLENKWGNINENINPEYKTHLLHISLTWDEKQWEHWAYNTLKYFLENDWNIFIQEITEEINTHIDQQWIKWLHEQNSMWLSNDWIIDENSFWEKMINLDSSKYTWTQDVKQYWIKWNERINHQNFMWNNWLHNKNQVINHMKKDRLQDWTKDKYDSFNKWREIFLQNWIANQKWKQLAK, encoded by the exons atgatatttcataaaagctttaaaattttttcgCTCTCTTGTACTGTTTTATGGGGTATCGCCACATCATcg ACCATTCAACCAGACAAACAACAAGAAAAAGATGAATTAAGCaacaattttatttctaCTGAACAATTACTAGATATCTCAGAAAAATGGAAAGCATCCGAATGGAATAACATGTTTAACCACATCGAAAATGAGTGGGAAGGTTTTTATCTTGTGTTACAAAATGatgaaagaaaaatattacaagATAAACATAGTAATTGGAATGAATGGATTCAAcatttagaaaataaatgGGGAAAcattaatgaaaatataaacccagaatataaaacacatttattacatatatcaTTAACATGGGATGAAAAACAATGGGAACATTGGGCTTATAATactttaaaatattttcttgaAAATGATTGGAATATCTTCATACAAGAAATTACAGAAGAAATTAACACACATATTGATCAACAATGGATAAAATGGCTACATGAACAAAATTCCATGTGGCTATCCAATGATTGGATTATTGATGAAAATTCCTTCTGggaaaaaatgataaatcTTGATTCATCAAAATATACATGGACACAAGACGTTAAACAATATTGGATTAAATGGAATGAAAGAATAAATCATCAAAACTTTATGTGGAATAATTGgttacataataaaaaccAAGTAATTAATCATATGAAAAAAGATAGATTGCAGGACTGGACAaaagataaatatgatTCGTTTAATAAATGGAGAGAAATCTTCCTTCAAAATTGGATAGCTAACCAAAAGTGGAAACAGCTAGctaaataa
- a CDS encoding hypothetical protein (conserved Plasmodium protein, unknown function), with protein MSNINDNNIQNSDVKEIKNDEYMGEGYYNIHNACEGFEQNNYMNNNEINMEDGKHDNSDDNINNSMGGITNMLHVNEYKKIKSFCKLRRKFVYIRRTGYNSYIYNRKKKKNKNINKNKIETERNVDEMYNMNNNNNNNNNRYNNNINCLDCFSDLFLKFIKQFIDHINVHLNNVKNYYRSYVCNDNMKYVFYLFIIYMLLNIMIIFFSMFVYFFLYFYFIPQNKYVFPIDFSLVKNPIEDYLQKEKRYNIMNKMNNMDNMDNMDNMNHINYMNNMNHHHHNNNNNNKNNNYNNCNIKNNCNNINMMKNFDKSNLNESEDFYIKYFDSLKVDILNSIKNKFNCCCSHECNWFNNILYDKDYNYDYNYNIIDEESRKRNDYLYYNKLKGFYKDFQNNILRGHILFQNKLYYSEKDEFYKNFNPFNFIFFFKKRTGKDNLLNIKKGYKIDIFLNFSYMNNEYNDKFNFIQLVTEIFNKNNNVMFRNEKLYMNNNNYEFIKKLHLFLNAPFYFFNMFNNKTKEIRLVHDYKYTTNFYKIQIYIYPPIQIHKASIVILVYVNFIYYYMYNYPFVFFYIFVFFLSFILIFFNTILFFILSCYYYFKNGL; from the coding sequence atgagcaatataaatgataataatattcaaaaCAGCGATGtaaaggaaataaaaaatgatgaatataTGGGAGAAGGgtattataatatacataatgCATGTGAGGGTTTTGAACAAAAcaattatatgaataataatgaaatcAATATGGAAGATGGGAAACATGATAAtagtgatgataatataaataattccATGGGAGGGATAACAAATATGTTACATGTGAATgagtataaaaaaataaaatcattTTGTAAGTTAAGAAGGaaatttgtatatataaggAGAACGGGTTATAattcatacatatataatagaaagaaaaaaaaaaataaaaatataaataaaaataaaatagagACTGAAAGGAATGTGGATGAAATgtataatatgaataataacaataataataataataacagatataataataatattaattgtTTGGATTGTTTTAGcgatttatttttaaaatttataaaacaattcattgatcatataaatgtacatttgaataatgtaaaaaattattatcgAAGTTATGTGtgtaatgataatatgaaatatgtattttatttatttattatatatatgttgttaaatattatgattatctttttttcaatgtttgtatatttctttttatatttttattttatcccacaaaataaatatgtatttcCTATAGATTTTTCATTGGTAAAAAATCCTATAGAAGATTATTTACAAAAGGAAAAAAGATATAAcattatgaataaaatgaataatatggacaatatggataatatggataatatgaatcatataaattatatgaacaacatgaatcatcatcatcataataataataataataataaaaataataattataataattgtaatataaagaataattgtaataatattaatatgatgaaaaattTTGATAAGTCTAATTTAAATGAGTCAGAagatttttatataaaatatttcgATTCTTTAAAAGtggatatattaaatagCATTAAAAATAAGTTCAATTGTTGCTGCTCTCATGAATGTAATTGgtttaataatatattatatgacaaggattataattatgattacaattataatataattgaTGAGGAAAGCAGGAAAAGAAatgattatttatattataataaattaaaaggtttttataaagattttcaaaataatattttaagaGGTCATATACtatttcaaaataaattatattattcagAAAAAGATGAGTTTTATAAGAATTTCAAtccttttaattttatatttttttttaagaaaagAACAGGAAAAGATAATTTACTTAATATAAAGAAAGGATATAAaattgatatatttttaaatttttcttatatgaataatgaatataatgacaaatttaattttattcaGTTAGTTACtgaaatttttaataaaaataataatgtaatgtttagaaatgaaaaattatatatgaataataataattatgaatttataaagaaattacatttatttttaaatgctcctttttatttttttaatatgtttaataataaaacaaaagaaaTTCGATTAGTACAtgattataaatatacgacgaatttttataaaattcaaatatatatatacccACCGATACAAATACATAAAGCTTCTATTGTTATTCTTGTCTACGTTaactttatttattattacatgtATAATTATCCTTTTGtgttcttttatatttttgtttttttcttgaGCTTCATCTTGATATTTTTCAACActatccttttttttatattgagttgttattattattttaaaaacgGATTATAA
- a CDS encoding aspartate--tRNA ligase, putative, which translates to MINCLFQLNGRLNYLKKYLLLINLFKLQNKDINFILVRKGLFVCGLRKMEKDDVVSSTPGATEEAVMNDKKKEKKAKKQAEKELKLAKKLERENLKNEAAKVLDYVCEDIHKDNYGYIKVSTLQKYGDSIMELYNLEDIYNFFVKSEDCENEKREICVDKNVGDVKDAYNKENLLGKKKIWVRGRIHDIRSKGSIAFIILRHKLYSLQCILDIKNNNNDKNMMKWVSNLSLECIVDIYGEIKKPEIPIDSTNIKYEIHINKIFCLSKTMKELPFLLKDANMKETNDEITIKVNQDNRLNNRCFDLRTYANYSIFSLQSVICHIFRTFLLQHNFVEIHTPKLLGESSEGGANAFKINYFNQNGYLAQSPQLYKQMCINSGFDKVFEVGPVFRAENSNTYRHLCEYVSLDIEMTYKFDYMENVHFYDCMFKHIFKELTNNEKNQTFIKTIKNQYPSDDFVWLDKTPIFTYEEAIKILIKNGKLFLKEEDILTYDLTTDLEKELGKLIKLSHNTDYYIIINFPSSLRPFYTMYKEDDPKISNSYDFFMRGEEILSGSQRISDMKLLLENIKLFNLDPNKLNFYIDSFAYSSYPHSGCGIGLERVLMLFLGLNNIRKTSLFPRDPKRLIP; encoded by the coding sequence ATGATAAACTGCCTATTTCAGTTGAATGGTAGattgaattatttaaaaaaatatttattattaataaatttgttTAAGTTACAAAATAAggatataaattttatattagtAAGAAAAGGTTTGTTTGTATGTGGTTTGAGAAAAATGGAAAAGGATGATGTTGTGAGTAGTACGCCTGGAGCTACGGAAGAAGCTGTGATGAATGATAAGAAGAAAGAGAAGAAGGCTAAAAAGCAAGCTGAGAAAGAATTAAAGTTAGCTAAGAAATTGGAAAGAgagaatttaaaaaatgaagcAGCAAAAGTATTAGATTATGTTTGTGAAGATATACATAAAGATAATTATGGGTATATAAAAGTAAGTACATTACAAAAGTATGGAGATAGTATTATggaattatataatttagaagatatatataatttttttgtaaaatcAGAAGATTGTGAAAATGAGAAGAGAGAAATATGTgttgataaaaatgtagGTGATGTAAAAGAtgcatataataaagaaaatttattaggaaagaagaaaatatggGTAAGAGGAAGAATTCATGATATTAGATCAAAGGGTTCGATTgcttttattatattaagacataaattatattcCCTTCAATGTATATTAgatataaagaataataataatgataagaATATGATGAAGTGGGTAAGTAATTTATCATTAGAATGTATTGTTGATATATATGGAGAGATTAAAAAACCTGAGATACCAATTGATagtacaaatataaaatatgaaattcatataaataaaatattttgtttaagTAAAACTATGAAAGAATtaccatttttattaaaagatgctaatatgaaagaaacgaatgatgaaataacaataaaagTTAATCAAGATAATCGATTAAATAACAGATGCTTTGATTTACGAACATATGCAAATTATAGTATTTTTTCCTTACAATCAGTTATATGCCATATCTTTagaacatttttattacagCACAATTTTGTTGAAATTCATACACCTAAATTGTTGGGAGAAAGTAGTGAAGGTGGTGCTAATgcttttaaaataaattattttaatcaAAATGGATACTTAGCACAGTCCCcacaattatataaacaGATGTGTATTAACTCAGGTTTTGATAAAGTTTTTGAAGTTGGTCCAGTATTTCGAGCAGAAAATAGTAATACTTATAGACACTTATGTGAATATGTATCATTAGATATTGAGATGACATATAAATTTGATTATATGGAAAATGTCCATTTTTATGATTGTATgtttaaacatatatttaaagaattaactaataatgaaaaaaatcaaacatttattaaaacaatTAAAAATCAATACCCATCAGATGATTTTGTGTGGTTAGATAAAACACCCATTTTCACATATGAAGAAGCTATTAagattttaataaaaaatggaaaattatttttaaaagaagaagacATATTAACATATGATTTAACAACAGATTTAGAAAAGGAATTAGGAAAATTAATTAAACTATCTCATAATACagattattatattataataaatttcCCATCATCTTTAAGACCTTTCTATACTATGTATAAAGAAGATGATCCTAAAATATCTAATTCATATGACTTTTTTATGAGAGGAGAAGAAATTTTATCTGGTTCTCAAAGAATAAGTGATATGAAGTTATTGTTGGAAAacattaaattatttaatttagATCCAAACAAATTGAACTTTTATATAGATTCTTTTGCATATTCTTCATATCCTCACTCTGGTTGTGGAATAGGTTTAGAGAGAGTGCTTATGTTGTTTTTGGGtttgaataatattagaAAAACGTCCTTATTTCCAAGGGACCCCAAGAGGTTAATACCTTGA